One genomic segment of Panicum virgatum strain AP13 chromosome 2N, P.virgatum_v5, whole genome shotgun sequence includes these proteins:
- the LOC120660926 gene encoding uncharacterized protein LOC120660926 isoform X2, whose translation MDKDPRKAATPVKGPAANAGTRGAMNRIQSRRDRKLALQQDVDKLKKKLRHEENVHRALERAFTRPLGALPRLPPYLPSQTLALLAEVAVLEEEVVRLEEQVVNFRQGIYQEAIIFSSAKNTHLPGGEAPVPVQLIPSNPVPNSAVSPPAARQGSDHPPARPSPHNGIANGKQTPRKPAPDSASHDDRPMAGKENQSCSNTSSTSRNCRQTPLQPKAPMSRATPAAAAAVAPDRRRVTPAKTTSAAARDRKRPADASASNCDRATSHQDGSSVPNKLSEELLQCLLTIFSRMDAATGGARGGEDPPAPSPSVSGSSESSGPEDAYPQDPYGILELGARDIGPYKRFHVVDAASFDRNALAGGGDGDGDAFHARRLKALLRRLASVDLAGLSHQQKLAFWINTYNSCMMNAFLEQGVPTTPQMLVAMMPKATINVGGRAHSAMSIEHFILRLPYSSVKQVNPEGGKGGAGAGDDVTAERGAFGLEWPEPLVTFALSCGSWSSPAVRVYTAARVEEELEAAKREYLQAAVGVSSPGRLAVPKLLHWYLLDFAKDVDSLMDWVCLQLPAGLRQQAVRAVEGGRRAGAEPQRIQVLPYEFRFRYLLPS comes from the exons ATGGACAAGGATCCGAGGAAGGCCGCGACGCCGGTGAAGGGACCGGCGGCCAACGCGGGCACCAGGGGCGCCATGAACAGAATTCAGTCGAGGAGAGACCGGAAGCTCGCGCTGCAGCAAGAC GTCGATAAGCTGAAGAAGAAGCTGCGCCACGAGGAGAACGTCCACAGAGCTCTGGAGCGGGCGTTCACGCGGCCGCTCGGCGCCCTGCCTCGCCTGCCGCCGTATCTGCCGTCTCAG ACGCTAGCTCTTCTCGCGGAGGTGGcggtgctggaggaggaggtcgtccgGCTGGAGGAGCAGGTGGTGAATTTCCGGCAAGGGATCTACCAGGAGGCGATCATCTTCTCCTCCGCCAAGAACACCCATCTACCCGGCGGCGAAGCTCCCGTGCCGGTGCAGCTGATACCGTCGAACCCGGTGCCCAATTCAGCGGTCTCTCCGCCGGCGGCCCGCCAAGGTTCAGACCATCCTCCCGCTCGTCCATCTCCGCACAACGGCATCGCCAATGGCAAGCAAACACCGAGAAAGCCCGCCCCTGACTCGGCGAGCCATGATGACCGACCCATGGCAGGGAAAGAGAACCAGTCGTGCAGCAACACTTCGAGCACGAGCAGGAACTGCCGCCAGACGCCGCTGCAGCCGAAGGCGCCCATGTCCAGGGCGacgccggcagcggcagcggcagtggCACCTGACAGGCGCAGGGTAACTCCTGCTAAG ACAACCAGCGCCGCGGCGCGAGACCGTAAAAGGCCCGCGGACGCTTCGGCCAGCAACTGCGACAGAGCGACGTCCCACCAAGACGGCTCGAGCGTGCCGAACAAACTGTCGGAGGAGCTGCTGCAGTGCCTGCTGACCATCTTCTCGCGGATGGacgcggccaccggcggcgcccGAGGAGGCGAGGATccgccggcgccgtccccgTCGGTGTCGGGCTCCAGCGAGAGCTCGGGGCCGGAGGACGCGTACCCGCAGGACCCCTACGGCATCCTGGAGCTCGGCGCCAGGGACATCGGCCCGTACAAGCGGTTCCACGTGGTCGACGCCGCGTCGTTCGATCGGAAcgcgctggccggcggcggcgacggcgacggcgacgcgttCCACGCCCGGAGGCTGAA GGCCTTGCTGCGGAGGCTGGCGTCGGTTGACCTGGCGGGGCTCTCGCATCAGCAGAAGCTGGCGTTCTGGATCAACACCTACAATTCCTGCATGATGAAC GCGTTCCTGGAGCAAGGGGTACCTACCACCCCCCAAATGCTCGTGGCGATGATGCCCAAG GCGACCATAAACGTTGGTGGGCGCGCGCACAGCGCCATGTCCATCGAGCATTTCATCCTCAGGCTGCCCTACAGCAGCGTCAAGCAG GTGAATCCGGAAGGGGgcaagggcggcgccggcgccggcgacgacgtgACGGCGGAGCGCGGCGCGTTCGGGCTGGAGTGGCCGGAGCCCCTCGTCACCTTCGCGCTCTCCTGCGGGAGCTGGTCCTCCCCCGCG GTGAGGGTGTacacggcggcgcgcgtggaggaggagctggaggcggcGAAGCGGGAGTACCTGCAGGCGGCCGTGGGCGTGTCGTCGCCGGGGAGGCTGGCGGTGCCCAAGCTCCTGCACTGGTACCTGCTGGACTTCGCCAAGGACGTGGACTCGCTCATGGATTGGGTGTGCCTGCAGCTGCCGGCGGGGCTGCGCCAGCAGGCGGTGCGGGCCGTggagggcggccggcgcgcgggcgCCGAGCCCCAACGCATCCAGGTCCTGCCGTACGAGTTCAGGTTCAGGTACCTGCTGCCCTCGTGA
- the LOC120660926 gene encoding uncharacterized protein LOC120660926 isoform X1, protein MHTSPEMNGRARRPAAAHGARAAAKSASRVMDKDPRKAATPVKGPAANAGTRGAMNRIQSRRDRKLALQQDVDKLKKKLRHEENVHRALERAFTRPLGALPRLPPYLPSQTLALLAEVAVLEEEVVRLEEQVVNFRQGIYQEAIIFSSAKNTHLPGGEAPVPVQLIPSNPVPNSAVSPPAARQGSDHPPARPSPHNGIANGKQTPRKPAPDSASHDDRPMAGKENQSCSNTSSTSRNCRQTPLQPKAPMSRATPAAAAAVAPDRRRVTPAKTTSAAARDRKRPADASASNCDRATSHQDGSSVPNKLSEELLQCLLTIFSRMDAATGGARGGEDPPAPSPSVSGSSESSGPEDAYPQDPYGILELGARDIGPYKRFHVVDAASFDRNALAGGGDGDGDAFHARRLKALLRRLASVDLAGLSHQQKLAFWINTYNSCMMNAFLEQGVPTTPQMLVAMMPKATINVGGRAHSAMSIEHFILRLPYSSVKQVNPEGGKGGAGAGDDVTAERGAFGLEWPEPLVTFALSCGSWSSPAVRVYTAARVEEELEAAKREYLQAAVGVSSPGRLAVPKLLHWYLLDFAKDVDSLMDWVCLQLPAGLRQQAVRAVEGGRRAGAEPQRIQVLPYEFRFRYLLPS, encoded by the exons ATGCATACGTCGCCGGAGATGAATGGCCGggctcggcggccggcggcggcgcacggcgcaaGGGCCGCCGCGAAGAGCGCCAGTAGA GTGATGGACAAGGATCCGAGGAAGGCCGCGACGCCGGTGAAGGGACCGGCGGCCAACGCGGGCACCAGGGGCGCCATGAACAGAATTCAGTCGAGGAGAGACCGGAAGCTCGCGCTGCAGCAAGAC GTCGATAAGCTGAAGAAGAAGCTGCGCCACGAGGAGAACGTCCACAGAGCTCTGGAGCGGGCGTTCACGCGGCCGCTCGGCGCCCTGCCTCGCCTGCCGCCGTATCTGCCGTCTCAG ACGCTAGCTCTTCTCGCGGAGGTGGcggtgctggaggaggaggtcgtccgGCTGGAGGAGCAGGTGGTGAATTTCCGGCAAGGGATCTACCAGGAGGCGATCATCTTCTCCTCCGCCAAGAACACCCATCTACCCGGCGGCGAAGCTCCCGTGCCGGTGCAGCTGATACCGTCGAACCCGGTGCCCAATTCAGCGGTCTCTCCGCCGGCGGCCCGCCAAGGTTCAGACCATCCTCCCGCTCGTCCATCTCCGCACAACGGCATCGCCAATGGCAAGCAAACACCGAGAAAGCCCGCCCCTGACTCGGCGAGCCATGATGACCGACCCATGGCAGGGAAAGAGAACCAGTCGTGCAGCAACACTTCGAGCACGAGCAGGAACTGCCGCCAGACGCCGCTGCAGCCGAAGGCGCCCATGTCCAGGGCGacgccggcagcggcagcggcagtggCACCTGACAGGCGCAGGGTAACTCCTGCTAAG ACAACCAGCGCCGCGGCGCGAGACCGTAAAAGGCCCGCGGACGCTTCGGCCAGCAACTGCGACAGAGCGACGTCCCACCAAGACGGCTCGAGCGTGCCGAACAAACTGTCGGAGGAGCTGCTGCAGTGCCTGCTGACCATCTTCTCGCGGATGGacgcggccaccggcggcgcccGAGGAGGCGAGGATccgccggcgccgtccccgTCGGTGTCGGGCTCCAGCGAGAGCTCGGGGCCGGAGGACGCGTACCCGCAGGACCCCTACGGCATCCTGGAGCTCGGCGCCAGGGACATCGGCCCGTACAAGCGGTTCCACGTGGTCGACGCCGCGTCGTTCGATCGGAAcgcgctggccggcggcggcgacggcgacggcgacgcgttCCACGCCCGGAGGCTGAA GGCCTTGCTGCGGAGGCTGGCGTCGGTTGACCTGGCGGGGCTCTCGCATCAGCAGAAGCTGGCGTTCTGGATCAACACCTACAATTCCTGCATGATGAAC GCGTTCCTGGAGCAAGGGGTACCTACCACCCCCCAAATGCTCGTGGCGATGATGCCCAAG GCGACCATAAACGTTGGTGGGCGCGCGCACAGCGCCATGTCCATCGAGCATTTCATCCTCAGGCTGCCCTACAGCAGCGTCAAGCAG GTGAATCCGGAAGGGGgcaagggcggcgccggcgccggcgacgacgtgACGGCGGAGCGCGGCGCGTTCGGGCTGGAGTGGCCGGAGCCCCTCGTCACCTTCGCGCTCTCCTGCGGGAGCTGGTCCTCCCCCGCG GTGAGGGTGTacacggcggcgcgcgtggaggaggagctggaggcggcGAAGCGGGAGTACCTGCAGGCGGCCGTGGGCGTGTCGTCGCCGGGGAGGCTGGCGGTGCCCAAGCTCCTGCACTGGTACCTGCTGGACTTCGCCAAGGACGTGGACTCGCTCATGGATTGGGTGTGCCTGCAGCTGCCGGCGGGGCTGCGCCAGCAGGCGGTGCGGGCCGTggagggcggccggcgcgcgggcgCCGAGCCCCAACGCATCCAGGTCCTGCCGTACGAGTTCAGGTTCAGGTACCTGCTGCCCTCGTGA
- the LOC120660927 gene encoding protein MIZU-KUSSEI 1, with translation MPSFIDGPTLRALLRPSTNGRRTKISDSGGGGGGIFKMFKLMPMLSSGCKMVALLGKHNRALLADHATTVTLFGHRRGRVSLAIHQDTRAPPLFLIELPMLTSALHREISSGVVKLALESDTRSARRRLVEDYVWAVYCNGRKAGYAIRRKEASDDERHVLRLLRGVSMGAGVLPAAPEKDGGVPAGPDGELTYVRARVERVVGSKDSEAFYMINPEEGGNGGGESGAAGGGGAPELSIFLVRMK, from the coding sequence ATGCCGTCTTTCATCGACGGCCCCACCTTGCGCGCGCTGCTCCGGCCGTCCACCAATGGGCGCCGGACGAAGATCtcggacagcggcggcggcggcggcgggatcttCAAGATGTTCAAGCTCATGCCCATGCTCTCCTCCGGGTGCAAGATGGTGGCGCTGCTCGGCAAGCACAACCGCGCGCTCCTGGCCGACCACGCCACGACGGTGACGCTGTTCGGGCACCGGCGCGGGCGCGTGAGCCTGGCCATCCACCAGGAcacacgcgcgccgccgctgttcCTGATCGAGCTGCCCATGCTGACGAGCGCGCTGCACCGGGAGATCTCGTCCGGGGTGGTCAAGCTGGCGCTGGAGAGCGACAcccgcagcgcgcgccgccggctcgtGGAGGACTACGTCTGGGCCGTCTACTGCAACGGCCGCAAGGCCGGGTACGCCATCCGGAGGAAGGAGGCCTCCGACGACGAGCGCCACGTGCTGCGCCTGCTGCGCGGCGTGTCCATGGGCGCCGGCGTGCTCCCGGCGGCCCCCGAGAAGGACGGCGGCGTGCCCGCGGGGCCCGACGGCGAGCTCACGTACGTGCGCGCCCGCGTCGAGCGCGTCGTCGGGTCCAAGGACTCGGAGGCCTTCTACATGATCAACCCCGAGGAGggtggcaacggcggcggcgaaagTGGTGCCgctggaggtggcggcgcgccGGAGCTGAGCATTTTCCTAGTAAGGATGAAATGA